A stretch of DNA from Orcinus orca chromosome 3, mOrcOrc1.1, whole genome shotgun sequence:
GGCCGTGGACTTCTAATTAGTAGTCACACAGTGGATAACACTGCAAAATTATTTGGTGTAATGCTGTCACACAgaactccaaaatattttttttcatcacACTCAAAGCTGCTTCTCACCTCAGGTGCCATAAATGCAATTGTCCCCAATAATTGTCCCTGAAACTCTCCTGCACCAGTTCCTTTTGATGCCAACCTGGCTGCAGCTCCAAAATCAGCAATTCTCAGTCTCTGACCTGTGCTGTCAATTAGCAAATTGGCACCTGTCAACAAAAACAGCAAATGACCTTATATgttgaaaacaaaagaacagatTAAAAACTCAGTAAAATACTACTAATGAAATAGGATAATGACAAAAGAAAGTAGACTGTGTGTCAGAGAAATCTACTCTTCCTCTCAATTCACTTCATTCGTAAAGGCACATAGGTCTCTGCAgtgtaaaaaaaatccaaagcctCAGAGGGAAAATCAGACAAAGCATCAAGGCATAAGGAACAAAAGCAGAGATTTCGTAAAACTTTTAAATAGTAAGTGTTAAACCTTTAATATAATGATTCTTAGCAAAATCTTTACTCAAAGTTCCAATTTTAGTGTAGTTTACACTTTGAGACAAAGCTCTGTTGAAACATACTGACCTAGCCCAATTCAGACTTTATACTGTAATTTCATAATTatagcttaaaaaaattaatgttataaAATTACTTGAATGTGTTATATCAAATCCTAAAGGCATTCATGTCAGAAAACCAaagttgctctctttttttggccacgcagcttgcaggatcttagttccctgaccagggatcgaacctgcaccctggcagtgaaagcacagagtcctaacctagactaccagggaattccccgaaGTTGCTCTTTAATAAACCAAACTGCAAAAGATTAGAGAGGATTTTTCTTAAAAGGAGTTTACAGTATCccagttattttaaataaagccaGGAATAGGAACCTTTGGGGAGGCAGTAAGTACATCATGAGACCAAGACAGGGGAATCAGAGACCTGGATTCGGTACTTGGTTTGCCATCAATTAGCAGTAAGACTGTGGAAGAAGTCTCAGCCTAAGGAAGGCAGAATATATTACCCTGAAAAGTTCCTTTCACTTCTGATAATTCTAGTGATCTGAGTTACTCAGGAGAAACAATCCCATAGTTGATTTCAAGTTAGAAACTATCAACAAAGgtctaagttttaaaattacatttgttttCTGCTTATTGATAATAAGAAGATAATAATTAAAAGAATTCCTACCTTTGACATCTCTGTGAATGATCTGGTTTTCATGGAGATATGAAAGGCCACGAAGTAATTGTTCAGTATAGTTAATAACTACTGATTCCTTGAAGGCTCCATATTTACTGAGCAAATGAGCCACAGATCCCCCTAaacatgtaataataataatttgtcaTAAACTTAagccaaaattaaaattgttCATTACACTTTGGTTACATAAGCTTGCACTGCATGAGCTCACATTCacatttgaaatattaaatttatcaTCTGCTTCAGAAGTGAAACTGGTTTAAAAACTAATACATTCCagtaatcttaaaacctatcaatTAGGAGACATTTTCATGGAACCCTCATTAACTGGTTTTCTGGAAGGTCAAGATTTCAGAAAGCTTTAAAAGTTAACAATTTTGGATGGAACTCTTCCTCTTATGTACAATTCACCTCTCTGTCTTTTTGACTAAGATATACAAAATCTCTTTCTTAATGATGTAAGTAAACAGTGGTAACATGTTATTTAACAGAAGTTTTGTAAAAAGAATGGGAGGAGCCAGAAGACCCAGAGTTAGGCTTCATATCCTACTGTTTACCAGCTCTGACCTAGGACAAGTCACAAACTCAATAAGCCTCATCTAAAATTGTTTATAATAGTCAACCTATGTACAACCATCAACCCAGGTAACAACCAACATCAGAGAATGTACTAAAGAACTGATTTGTAAATAGAAATACACTCttcaaacacaaaaaaataagaaaccaagTGCTTGTGTATTCATTACGTCCCAAgtcatttattttactgtatatacggtataatacaaaataaaactcagTCTCTATTTGTTCAAGTAGATGACAAGGTTCAACTTTACGCTTCAGTGCTAGTTTACCTGTTAGTTTTTAAAGCTATAtcttaactaattttatttttatattgttatgttaaaatatttcctaaatctGTCCTATTAATGATGGCCAACTGGACAAATATGGATCTTACCATGgcaggtttaaaaaaattattcctatAAAACAATGGTACACaatcattttaaaagacacactgaaaaagtttaaaagttagaggtaatgaatatttatttatatttaaatgaaagaCAAACTATTTACAGTTCATACTACTATGTTGTATGTTGAGGCAATTTACTTTTAGGAATCTaaactatttaataaaaataagtgttCATTAAACGGTTTTTCCTAAATTTAATATCAAGCAAAAGTTAAATCTATGTATCActatttgtaatttaaaacatgAACATACCTGCCATCCATTCaatgaagagattataattgctCTTCTCACATGTGGCTCCCAACATCCTAATGATGTTTGGATGATTCAGATGGCTCATCATTCTTATCTCCTCCCTTAATGCTTCTACTACTTCTTCTTGCTCAGAAGATGTATTTCTGACATACGTCACCTATTTCAGTAAACATGTTTACAAAGTTTTGAATTCCGATGagtttctatttataattttcacTAACAATCTCATCTAAAATGGACAAACCCAAATTAACTTATATTATCAATAGTAGAAGGCATTTATGCTCATGGATGCAATGTAGATACTTCATAAAAAAACCAAAtcaaactcttttaaaataataagaatctAACAAGCAGCAGTAAAATATCGGGAGATGAAAGAAGACTGAGACATAACCAATCTTTCCAAACTGTCTGAAGGCAGactaaaaaaatgagaaaagcccAATCATAAGAACCAACATGACTTAAACATGAAAACTTTACTATGGCCTCgccatgaggcttgtgggatcttagttccccgaccagggactgaacccgggccccagcagtgagagcgccgagtcctaaccactggaccacaagggagtTCCCAACTATTGTCATATCTTGATAAGCATGCTCATTATAAAAAGTAAACCACAGAAATCCCAAGATGACATTGCACCAGTAACTTTGCTGAAGTAACTTtgctaataaaatataaaaaagtgcaAACAAAAACTGCAACCTTTATAGGGCCCATCCTGATGTTTCATCTTGATGAACCATGACAATAATGACGCTTCAACTTTCAAATAGAACTCACGATACCTTTGGTGCTGTGGCAACATCTACTTTAAAATTTAGgtttctcaggacttccctggtggtccagtcgtaaggaatctgccttccaatgcaggggacgtgggtttgatctgtggtcggggaactaagccctcacgccacaactactgagcctgcatgcctcaacgagagaggctgtgtgccacaactagagacagaaaacctgcaagccacaactagagagaggcccacgtgccgcaattaagatcccgcatgccgcaactaagaaccaacgcagcaaaaaaattaataataaataaatagaataaatactttaaaaaaagaaatttaggtttctgaaaactttaaaaactaaaatatatacatatggggatatatcctttatttgctcatttttcacttttataattGTAATCATTTATATGCTCACTAGATATTTACCTGTTTAACAGCCATTAAAGTTCCAGTTCCCACATCTTGAGCCTGATAACAAGAAGAAAATGCTCCAAGGCCTATCTGCTGACCTTTCAGCCATTCAGTGTCTTCTCTATAAGGTTGTTTTGCTTTGGTATGTCCTGGTAGAGTCTCTGGTGTCTGCATATTAAATGAGAGCAATTCTTTTACTGTTAAGTTAAAAGAGTAAGAGTTTGTGAAATCAGCCTGGCAAAATATTACTCTTGTTCAGTCTGGCTTCCCCAAATCACCTATAAACTTGACCTCAGAGTGGACAGTGTTGGTGACCAATGTCAAACGCATAAGTGATCACCACTGTAGAATCAACCAGAAGGGCCTCTGAAATAGGCAATGAGTATTTCTGTTcaaataatgatataaaaattgTTGTATAATTAATTCTATGTGAAAACTCTGCTTCTAACAGTTAACTCATGTTAAAAGCTGTATTTCtgaattagttttattttagcaCGGCCCGAGGAAACTCTCTAACCTCTTAAAGACTATACTTACATCTTGTTGAATGATGATGATGTCTTCTCCATTTTCAACCTGTAGTTGAGGAACTAGGGGGAGGGCATCCTGAGATGCTGACATTGCCATGGCAATCGCTAAAGCTTCTTCTTCTTCagcttccattttttctttgcaCTTCTGATTATGATTCATATCATCTTTGTAGGTATCatcattttcatccttttcaGGAGACAGCACAGCAACTTCTGACTTAAAAGTTACTGTTGTGTCACTTGAAGGCATAGATGCTTCAAGAAGGTCCTCAATACTGGAGTTGAGCTCTGTATTGACATCTAATCTGCATTTCTCCTCTACTGGGGTGAACACTGTCTCGTCACTAGGTATAACAGCATTACTgctattgctgctgctgccaaAGCCGTCATCACGTTTGGAACTACTGTTCAAATCAAGTGTCATGCTATTTTTTAAGGCATCTCCCTGTTTACTTGTATTACTTGGGGTAGGTCGAGATGGCTTTGGCCTGTGTATATTACTGGAGGGCAGGGGTCTTGACTGAGTAAAGATTGGGGAAAGTTTATCTGAGTCTTTGTTTTCACAACAGTTTCTCTGGAACTGTAGAGAAAACTTGCGCTGTGTTTGAGGAGATGCAGAAGGTATTTTGCAGGGAACAAACCCCTGAGGTCTGTGCTTAGAGACATCTGTTACGGTGCCAGGTGGTACAGATGGGGCAGATGAAGAAGGGCTTGACAAGGCTGGGAACATTAGTTGGGAATGATGAGATAAAGGAGAAGAGTTCAAACACTGACTGTGGGGTCTGCCTTTTGTTTGAACCATTGGCTTTGGCTGCTCCATTGTTGTTGAACTAGGAAGTCCTACTGAAATGCTGGCCAGTCGGTCAGAAATGTCCTCTGAACTGGCACTCAATTTTGTAGCACACAATCCTTTTCCAGTTTTCTCTAAATGGTCTGTGCGCTCAAAGGAACTGTTCTCTGTGGCTTCTGGACAGCTGTTAGGGACTGATGCCTTCAAAAAGCTGTCATGTCGACCATCCAAAGTGTCTTCTATGCCCAGCTGGATGGCCTCAGCAATTTCCACCTCATCTGCAATAGCCATCAAACGACGACGCATCCTGGTAAAATGAGTAGAACTGGAAACATTCAGCATTTCTAACAGTTTTGAAAATACATGGGGTACTGCAGTAACCATTCTTGCAGAACTCAAATATATCCTTCTGGAGAGTTTACCAACCATTGAGTGGGAATTATCAATGGACTGCAAAGCAAAGGTTAAGAGGGACAGCAGCTTCTTATacctgaaagaaaaaacacattcaattatgaaacaaattaaaattactgcaaaatatatacaaataaaatggtACTAATTCAcaacttttacatttaaaaaaatcagtataaaggatctaaaaatttttaattaaatagccTAGACTTCAGGTGTTCGCCAATCAAATATTAAGGTATCAGTAACCTACATGTATGCTGTAATTTGAGTCTTTCATTCATCTAAAATGTGTCCTTCTTGGATGGGTGTGGCGGGGGGGGCGGTGGGATGGGGTAggtaaaaggaggaaagaagtgtattttcagaagaaaaattacCTGACTTCAACAGGCTCAGCTTGTGAAACATCAGTACTGACAGTATGAGGGTAAAATTCAGCAGGAAATTCCAACAGCAGTCTATCTATGAGACAAAGGCGGCCCAGGAGTTCTTGCCAGTTGTTTGATTCAGTTTGGTTTCCAAGAATACAATTTAAGACATAATCAACACCACCAATACCAATGGATCCTacagaaaggaaagtaaaaataaatgaaaaacagtgaTATTAAAATCTAAAACCATGATCAAATGGTTTAAGGTTCACAAAAATACttgaattatattaatttcaagaATCTCCCTTTTAGATTAATTCCTATTTCTAATGTTAGCTGAGtcaatttacaaaattatttcaaaatcctgTAACTGCCCTATTAGAGATTATGAGATTAGACCGTCtaaggaaaatgataaaacatactatattaattttaagtaaaaagttATTACCAGCTTTAAGTATTTCTCTGCCAACGGCCAACTCTCCTGCTTGGCCTTTGCACAATTCCAATAGCGTTGATATAGACAGCTGACTTGTGCGActaaaaatgaaaggaagcaaCATCAGATTTTAATCTTGgacaaaatacatattaaaaggaGAGTAGTAATGTAATGCCTTGTGAAAAGgtgggaaaaaatgtttttaggaGTGTTTGCTTCTCAACCACTAAAACTGCATTAATGATGTCACTAtaagtaataatatttattattaggtCTAATTCCATAAATTTTACCTTATCTTCTGTGTTAAGCACAGAATCTTCACTACTGGCTCTTATAAACAGCAAGTATTAAATATGAAACCAGATAAAAGgcttattttcattatcatatcttgttaaaataagaaagactcagacattttgatttctgaattttcatt
This window harbors:
- the MAP3K1 gene encoding mitogen-activated protein kinase kinase kinase 1 isoform X2; translation: MKKEILLRFKKALLIKTREMENKETLKGLHKMDDRPEERMIREKLKATCMPAWKHEWLERRNRRGPVVVKPIPIKGDGSEINTLAAESQGEGHASAASSAPKGRRSPSPGNSPSGRTVKSESPGVRRKKVSPVPFQSGRITPPRRAPSPDGFSPYSPEETNRRVNKVMRARLYLLQQIGPNSFLIGGDSPDNKYRVFIGPQNCSCGRGTFCIHLLFVMLRVFQLEPSDPMLWRKTLKNFEVESLFQKYHSRRSSRIKAPSRNTIQKFVSRMSNSHTLSSSSTSTSSSENSIKDEEEQMCPICLLGMLDEESLTVCEDGCRNKLHHHCMSIWAEECRRNREPLICPLCRSKWRSHDFYSHELSSPVDSPSSLRAAQQQTTQQHPLAGSQRRNQESNFNLTHYGTQQIPPAYKDLAEPWIQVFGMELVGCLFSRNWNVREMALRRLSHDVSGALLLANGESTGNSGSNGGSSPSAGAASGSSQTSVSGDVVEACCNVLSMVCADPVYKVYVAALKTLRAMLVYTPCHSLAERIKLQRLLRPVVDTILVKCADVNSRTSQLSISTLLELCKGQAGELAVGREILKAGSIGIGGVDYVLNCILGNQTESNNWQELLGRLCLIDRLLLEFPAEFYPHTVSTDVSQAEPVEVRYKKLLSLLTFALQSIDNSHSMVGKLSRRIYLSSARMVTAVPHVFSKLLEMLNVSSSTHFTRMRRRLMAIADEVEIAEAIQLGIEDTLDGRHDSFLKASVPNSCPEATENSSFERTDHLEKTGKGLCATKLSASSEDISDRLASISVGLPSSTTMEQPKPMVQTKGRPHSQCLNSSPLSHHSQLMFPALSSPSSSAPSVPPGTVTDVSKHRPQGFVPCKIPSASPQTQRKFSLQFQRNCCENKDSDKLSPIFTQSRPLPSSNIHRPKPSRPTPSNTSKQGDALKNSMTLDLNSSSKRDDGFGSSSNSSNAVIPSDETVFTPVEEKCRLDVNTELNSSIEDLLEASMPSSDTTVTFKSEVAVLSPEKDENDDTYKDDMNHNQKCKEKMEAEEEEALAIAMAMSASQDALPLVPQLQVENGEDIIIIQQDTPETLPGHTKAKQPYREDTEWLKGQQIGLGAFSSCYQAQDVGTGTLMAVKQVTYVRNTSSEQEEVVEALREEIRMMSHLNHPNIIRMLGATCEKSNYNLFIEWMAGGSVAHLLSKYGAFKESVVINYTEQLLRGLSYLHENQIIHRDVKGANLLIDSTGQRLRIADFGAAARLASKGTGAGEFQGQLLGTIAFMAPEVLRGQQYGRSCDVWSVGCAIIEMACAKPPWNAEKHSNHLALIFKIASATTAPSIPSHLSPGLRDVALRCLELQPQDRPPSRELLKHPVFRTTW